Proteins from a single region of Cryptococcus neoformans var. grubii H99 chromosome 5, complete sequence:
- a CDS encoding enzyme regulator, translating into MDQQQASQSVSSDAQQSANQHVPSQTKPRARLGPTEVVQLPASDSEPDDDDRDNQEIDAGRDGDPDFLKDYPEDTEELQLLHLRLKTPLLVPLNFPRFGNHLKRLCLRQNELTSPLPSEAFTNLAELEELDFYDNRLGPHVRDEELAGCPNISTLDLSFNNIRHSPSLPSLRHVNTLYLVQNKISRLEKGELDWCQDTMKSLELGGNRIRVIENLDKLIHLEELWLGKNKIRVLENLSTFSSLRILSLQSNRITKLENLEGLVNLEELYLSHNGLQKIEGLHHNVKLTTLDVGNNFIKEIGNLSHLSNLEEFWASNNQIDSLHALESELRPLTNLCTIYLEGNPCQKEDMGNYRRKIMLALPQIKQIDATYVKA; encoded by the exons ATGGACCAGCAGCAAGCATCCCAAAGTGTCTCATCAGACGCCCAGCAATCGGCGAACCAGCATGTGCCTTCCCAAACCAAGCCTCGGGCAAGGTTAGGCCCCACCGAGGTAGTCCAACTTCCGGCGTCAGACTCAGAGCccgacgatgatgataggGATAATCAGGAGATAGATGCAGGGAGGGACGGGGATCCGGACTTCTTGAAAGATTATCCGGAAGATACAGAG GAGCTTCAACTCTTGCATCTCCGCTTGAAAACACCTCTACTCGTACCTCTCAACTTCCCTAGGTTCGGGAACCATTTGAAAAGGCTATGTCTTCGTCAAAACGAGCTTACTTCACCCCTACCATCAGAGGCTTTTACCAACTTGGCAGAGTTAGAAGAGCTAGATTTCTATGATAATAGACTCGGACCCCATGTCAGGGATGAGGAGCTGGCTGGATGTCCCAATATTAG TACACTGGATCTCAGCTTTAATAATATTCGGCATTCACCCTCCCTCCCCAGCCTGCGACATGTGAATACATTATATCTTGTTCAAAATAAAATATCCAGGTTAGAAAAAGGCGAGCTTGATTGGTGTCAAGACACCATGAAAAGCTTAGAGCTAGGAGGTAACAGGATTAGAGTCATTGAGAATCTCGACAAATTGATACATTTGGAGGAACTGTGGCTGGGAAAGAATAAGATCCGTGTGCTTGAG AATCTGTCCACGTTCTCTTCTTTACGTATTCTTTCGTTGCAATCGAATCGCATCACCAAGTTGGAAAATTTAGAGGGACTGGTCAACCTTGAAGAATTGTATCTATCCCACAATGGCTTGCAAAAGATTGAGGGTTTACATCATAAT GTGAAGTTGACCACATTGGATGTTGGTAACAACTTCATAAAAGAGATTGGAAATCTCTCGCATCTATCAAACTTGGAAGAGTTTTGG GCAAGCAATAATCAAATTGACAGTCTCCACGCACTGGAATCTGAACTTCGTCCCCTAACTAACCTCTGCACTATTTACCTTGAAGGAAACCCATGtcagaaggaagatatGGGCAATTATAGGCGAAAGATCATGTTGGCGTTGCCCCAAATTAAACAAATTGATGCGAC GTATGTGAAAGCTTGA
- a CDS encoding chitin deacetylase, giving the protein MYGHLSLSALSLFAVVAAAPFRESWLQPRDSPVSQLFRRTAPDPNSNDYMSYYPGPGSTPNVSTIPQAWLDKLATVNLPNVPVATPDGGRPTYPNNEDDGDSTICSFTDQCRVEDDLYSPPGEKIWALSFDDGPTDVSPALYDYLAQNNISSSATHFMIGGNVITSPQSVLVAVKAGGHLAVHTWSHPYMTTLTNEQVVGELGWTMQALSDLNGGRIPMYWRPPYGDVDNRVRAIAKEVFGLVTVLWDSDTNDWAITDEPGQYSVASVEAYFDTLVTGNRTQGLLLLEHELDNNTVEVFETEYPKAVGNGWTVKNVADAFNMEWYLNSGKGNNDVVTTMSVAGTLTTATPTNTSTYVASSTAASSASVTDSAGVSIASAASSEASSSWAIANRPSHFVIAIACGLALAAIMV; this is encoded by the exons ATGTACGGTCATTTATCTCTCTCCGCACTTTCCTTGTTTGCAGTGGTGGCCGCTGCTCCATTCCGGGAGTCATGGCTTCAGCCTAGAGATTCCCCCGTCTCACAGCTGTTCAGACGAACTGCTCCCGATCCCAACTCCAATG ATTACATGAGTTACTATCCAGGCCCTGGGTCCACTCCGAACGTCAGCACCATTCCCCAAGCTTGGTTGGATAAACTTGCCACAGTGAACTTGCCAAATGTTCCAGTAGCTACACCTGATGGTGGTCGTCCTACTTACCCTAATAATGAGGACGATGGTGACTCGACAATTTGTTCTTTCACCGATCAATGCCGCGTAGAGGACGATCTGTACTCTCCCCCGGGTGAGAAGATCTGGGCC CTTTCCTTCGACGATGGACCCACAGACGTCAGTCCTGCTCTCTACGACTATCTGGCTCAGAACAACATATCGTCCTCTGCGACTCATTTCATGATCGGCGGTAATGTTATTACTTC CCCACAGTCAGTTCTCGTTGCCGTTAAGGCTGGAGGTCACCTTGCCGTCCACACTTGGTCCCATCCTTATA TGACAACTCTTACCAACGAGCAAGTCGTTGGAGAGCTCGGCTGGACCATGCAGGCCCTTAGCGATCTCAATGGTGGCCGAATTCCCATGTACTGGCGCCCTCCGTATGGAGATGTTGACAACCGTGTCCGAGCTATTGCGAAGGAAGTATTTGGCTTGGTGACTGTCCTTTGGGATTCGG ACACCAATGATTGGGCTATTACCGACGAGCCAGGCCAGTACTCTGTTGCAAGCGTTGAGGCTTACTTCGACACTTTGGTCACTGGCAATCGAACCCAAGGTCTTTTGCTCTTAGAACATGAGCTGGATAACAACACTGTTGAAGTCTTCGAAACGGAGTACCCCAAGGCAGTGGGTAATGGATGGACTGTCAAGAATGTGGCCGATGCTTTTAACATGGAATGGTACCTGAACTCTGGCAAGGGCAACAACGACGTTGTCACAACTATGTCTGTTGCCGGTACCCTGACCACGGCCACGCCAACTAATACTTCTACCTATGTCGCTTCCTCAACTGCAGCCTCCAGTGCTTCAGTCACGGACTCAGCCGGTGTGTCGATTGCCTCTGCTGCGAGCTCCGAAGCGTCTTCTTCGTGGGCCATTGCCAACAGGCCTTCTCACTTCGTCATCGCCATCGCGTGCGGCCTTGCCCTTGCTGCTATAATGGTCTGA
- a CDS encoding arginine biosynthesis ArgJ, mitochondrial, whose protein sequence is MPPNIPAPSVVARAIPSLARAASTTTKPKPSKEHHVHSYSPEVLPLGYAVASTHASVKKKAGALDLGILVSTTDKPASAAACLTRNAFKAAPVTVTTELLQSGGGRARGFIVNSGCANAVTGKKGLEDAWEMSNTVTSQLPPGQRGIGTLVMSTGVIGQHLPISSIVSKIPELVRSLDDSPKSWLDLSKSFMTTDSFPKLRAKSFRLGERLVRIAGIDKGAGMIAPSMGPPQPPHATLLGVIATDAAISPSALQSALNYAVDRSFNNITVDGDMSTNDSIICLANGAAGKLDTQGRETAEGMEEITEDGNPEEYKVFREELRSFAEELAQLVVRDGEGATKFVTIRVKNAPSYETAQAVAKSIANSSLFKTAMYGEDANWGRILCAVGYTPTAKAIIPNRVSVSFIPSANIPDSAPLRLLTNGEPEANIDEDRASVILAEEDLEVEVDLGDGHEEAKVWTCDFSHEYVTINGSYRS, encoded by the exons ATGCCCCCGAATATTCCAGCCCCGTCGGTCGTGGCAAGGGCCATCCCCTCCTTGGCTCGTGCTGCCTCTACGACCACCAAACCCAAGCCTTCCAAAGAACATCATGTCCACTCGTACTCCCCGGAAGTACTTCCCTTAGGCTACGCTGTGGCTTCGACTCATGCCTCCGTCAAAAAGAAAGCAGGGGCTCTTGACCTTGGTATACTTGTTTCTACCACAGATAAGCCTGCGTCCGCGGCGGCCTGCTTGACAAGGAACGCGTTCAAAGCAGCGCCAGTGACAGTGACCACTGAGCTTTTGCAATCCGGCGGTGGACGAGCTAGGGGTTTTATCGTCAATTCCGGTTGTGCAAATGCGGTCACCGGCAAGAAAGGCCTTGAAGATGCCTGGGAGATGTCCAATACTGTAACTTCCCAGCTCCCACCAGGTCAGCGTGGAATAGGAACATTGGTGATGTCTACAGGTGTCATTGGTCAACACCTTCCCATATCATCAATTGTCTCGAAGATCCCCGAGCTTGTGCGATCCCTTGATGATTCGCCCAAATCGTGGCTCGACCTTTCCAAGTCGTTCATGACCACAGACTCGTTCCCCAAACTGCGCGCCAAATCGTTTAGGCTTGGCGAACGCCTGGTGCGCATAGCCGGTATCGATAAAGGAGCCGGTATGATCGCTCCCTCCATGGGACCGCCTCAACCACCTCATGCTACCCTGCTTGGTGTGATTGCTACCGATGCTGCTATTAGTCCCTCCGCTCTGCAATCTGCGCTTAACTATGCTGTCGATAGGAGCTTCAACAACATCACTGTTGACGGTGATATGAGCACTAATGATTCAATTATCTGCCTGGCCAACGGGGCAGCTGGCAAGCTGGACACTCAGGGCCGTGAGACAGCTGAAGGTATGGAGGAAATTACTGAAGATGGAAATCCGGAAGAGTACAAGGTTTTCAGGGAAGAACTGAGGTCTTTTGCTGAGGAGCTGGCCCAGCTGGTTGTTAGGGACGGTGAAGGCGCGACCAAATTCGTGACCATTCGCGTCAAG AACGCCCCTTCTTATGAGACTGCCCAAGCTGTCGCTAAGAGCATCGCAAATTCGTCCTTGTTCAAGACGGCTATGtatggagaag ATGCCAATTGGGGTCGTATTCTCTGTGCTGT TGGCTACACTCCTACCGCAAAAGCAATTATTCCTAACCGCGTCTCCGTCTCTTTTATTCCCTCTGCTAATATTCCGGACTCTGCGCCTCTTCGGTTGCTTACCAATGGTGAGCCTGAAGCCAATATAGATGAAGACCGCGCCAGCGTGATTTTAGCGGAGGAGGATTTGGAAGTTGAGGTGGATTTGGGTGATGGTCACGAAGAAGCCAAAGTTTGGACCTGCGATTTCTCCCAT GAATATGTGACAATCAATGGCAGC TACCGAAGTTAA